TCCGCCGCGCCCAGCCGCGCCGCGGCGATGGCGAGGATCGCGGAGCCGGAGCCCACGTCCAGCACCCGGACGCCGGGGCGGAGGGCGCCGTCCAGGAGGCGGAGGCACCCGCGCGTGGTGGCGTGCTCCCCGGTGCCGAAGGCCATCTGCGGGTCGATGTCGATCACGACCTCGCCCTGGGCCGGCTCCCACTCCGTCCAGGTGGGCTTCACCACCACCCGGTCGGTCACCCGCCGGGGGCGGAGCCCCTCCTTCCACTTCCGCGCCCAGTCCTCGTTCTCCTGCCAGTGCCAGGAGAGCTCCGGCTTCGCGCCTTCGGGGAGCCACTCCGCGAGCCGGGCGCGCGCCTCGGCGAGGAAGGCGTCCGGGTCGGCGGGCGGGGGGAGATAGGTAGCGAGCTGGTCGCCGCGCTCCTCCACGGCCCCGCCCCCCAGCGCGACGAGCCCCTCGGCGAGCAGCGGGGCGAACTCGGCCGAGGGGGCGCGGACGGAGAGCACCAGCCAGCGGTCCGGTGCGGTCAAGCGGCGAACGCTCCCTTGACCTTGTCCCAGAACCCCTGCCGGCTCTTCCCTTCCCCGCCGGGGACGGGGCCCTCCAGCTCCGCCAGGCGGCGGAACAGCTCCTCCTGCTCGGAGGTGAGCTGCGTGGGAGTCCAGACGTGCACCCGGACGTGCTGGTCGCCGCGGCCCCCGCCGCCCAGGTGCGGGAGCCCCTTGCCGCGGAGGGTGATCACGTTGCCGCTCTGCACGCCGGCCGGGACCCGGACGGTCTCGGGGCCGTACACCGTCGGCACCTCCAGCTCCATCCCGAGCGCCGCCTGGCTGAAGGTGACCCCCAGGTCGTGCACCAGGTCGCTCCCGTCGCGGAGGAAGCGCGGATCGTCCTCCACCTCGATGACCACGACCACGTCGCCGCGGGGGCCGCCGCGCGGGCCGGCGTTCCCCTGTCCGCGCAGCGTCATGTAGTTCTCGGAGCTGACGCCGGCGGGGATGTCCACCTCAACGGTGCGGTCGGCGCGCTGCCGCCCGTCGCCCTGGCAGACCTTGCAGGGGGTGCGGATGATCCGCCCCTCGCCCTGGCAGGTGGGGCACGCGGAGGCGCTCACGAACTGCCCGAACACGCTGCGCTGCACCCGCCGCACCTCGCCCATCCCCTGGCAGGTCTCGCAGGGCTCCGGCGGAGCCCCGCTGGCGGAGCCCGTCCCGGTGCAGGCGGAGCAGGGGTCGAGCACCTTGAGCTTGAGCTTGCGGTGCACCCCGGTGGCGACCTCGGCCAGGGTGACGTCCAGCTTCACGCGGAGGTCGCGGCCGCGCTGCTGCGCCCCGCCCCGGCGGCGCCCCTGCGCGGCGAACAGGTCGTCGAAGCCGCCGAAGCCCCCGAAGTCGCGCATGAAGATGTTCAGCGCCTCCTCGAAGCCGAAGCCGCCCCGCCCGCCGAATCCGGCACCCGCCCCGGCCTTCACCCCGGCGTGGCCGTAGCGGTCGTAGGCCACACGCTTCTGATCGTCGCGGAGCACCTCGTAGGCCTCCGTGGCCTCCTTGAACTTGTCCTCGGCCTCCCGGTCCCCGCCGTTGCGGTCCGGATGGTACTGGAGGGCGAGCTTCCGGTACGCCTTCTTGATCGTTTCCCCGTCCGCCTCGCGGGCGACGCCGAGGATCTCGTAATAGTCTCTCATACCCGTCCGGGAAATGGCGCTCAGGCCAGGAATTCGGAAACCAGCGTCGAGGTCTTCTCGACGAATGCGATCACGCGGTCGTACGGCATCCGGGTGGGCCCGATCACCCCGATCACCCCCTTCAGGTCGCCGACGTGGTACTCGGAGGTGACCACCGTGAAGCCCGCGAGCGCGGGGGTGCCGTGCTCCTCGCCGATGGTGACCTGGAGCGGGTGCGACCCGACCCGGTCGCCGAGGACGCTCTTGAGGAGGTCGCGGTGCTCGATCAGCTCGATCAGCCCGCGCATGCGCTCCCCGCTGGCGAACTCCGGCTGGTCGGCCAGGACGGAGGCGCGCCCCAGGTGCAGGTCCGCGGCGGCGTCGCCCGGGGAGTCGAACCACTCCTCGCGCGACTGCAGGAAGATGTTCAGCAGCTCCGACGCCGGGTCCCCCGCGGCCACGGTGTCGCGCAGGCGCTCCGGGAGTGTCGCGCGGATCTCGCGCAGGGTGTGCCCCGCCAGCCGCTCGTTCAGGATGCGCGCCACGGAGGCGAGCGCGGAGGCGGGGACGGTGGAGGGGACATCCACGTAGATGGTGCGCACCCGGCCGGCGCGAAGCGCCAGGACCAGGAGCACCTTCCCCCCGGTGACGGGGATCAGCTCCAGCCGCTCCAGCGTGGCGGCGTCCAGCCGCGGCGCGACGGCGATCCCCAGCTCCTGCGTGAGGAGCCCCAGGACCTGCGCGGCCCGCCCTACCAGCCGCTCCACCCCCGCCCGGTCCGCGCCCGCCTCCAGCTCCTGGCGGATCGAGGCCAGTTCCACCTCGGAAAGGCGCGGAGCCCCGATGAGCGAATCGACGAAGAAGCGGTACGCCCGGTCGGTGGGAATCCGCCCCGCCGAGGTGTGCGGGTGGTACAGGTACCCCTTCTCCTCCAGGTCGCTCATGGTGTTCCGCACCGTGGCCGGAGACACGCCGAGCTGGAACCGCCGGGTGAGCATGCGGCTCCCGGCGGGCTCGGCGGTCTCCACGTAGGTGCGGATCACCGCGTCCAGGACGTGGTGCTCGCGCTCGGTGAGCGGTTCCCCTTGCATCTTCGCAGGCGTGGGTGAAAGCAGGCTGAAATGTGCCCGGAACCGCCCGCA
The DNA window shown above is from Longimicrobiaceae bacterium and carries:
- a CDS encoding 50S ribosomal protein L11 methyltransferase; this translates as MTAPDRWLVLSVRAPSAEFAPLLAEGLVALGGGAVEERGDQLATYLPPPADPDAFLAEARARLAEWLPEGAKPELSWHWQENEDWARKWKEGLRPRRVTDRVVVKPTWTEWEPAQGEVVIDIDPQMAFGTGEHATTRGCLRLLDGALRPGVRVLDVGSGSAILAIAAARLGAAEAVAVEYDPDANLNAQENLELNGVEDRVRIVEAMADPALLRGLGRFDLLLANILSSVIRPLLPAFREALDGSPEGRLIVSGILRAEHADVVRDAEAAGFRVVRTDEEEEWWSALLAPAGSS
- the dnaJ gene encoding molecular chaperone DnaJ, yielding MRDYYEILGVAREADGETIKKAYRKLALQYHPDRNGGDREAEDKFKEATEAYEVLRDDQKRVAYDRYGHAGVKAGAGAGFGGRGGFGFEEALNIFMRDFGGFGGFDDLFAAQGRRRGGAQQRGRDLRVKLDVTLAEVATGVHRKLKLKVLDPCSACTGTGSASGAPPEPCETCQGMGEVRRVQRSVFGQFVSASACPTCQGEGRIIRTPCKVCQGDGRQRADRTVEVDIPAGVSSENYMTLRGQGNAGPRGGPRGDVVVVIEVEDDPRFLRDGSDLVHDLGVTFSQAALGMELEVPTVYGPETVRVPAGVQSGNVITLRGKGLPHLGGGGRGDQHVRVHVWTPTQLTSEQEELFRRLAELEGPVPGGEGKSRQGFWDKVKGAFAA
- the hrcA gene encoding heat-inducible transcriptional repressor HrcA — translated: MQGEPLTEREHHVLDAVIRTYVETAEPAGSRMLTRRFQLGVSPATVRNTMSDLEEKGYLYHPHTSAGRIPTDRAYRFFVDSLIGAPRLSEVELASIRQELEAGADRAGVERLVGRAAQVLGLLTQELGIAVAPRLDAATLERLELIPVTGGKVLLVLALRAGRVRTIYVDVPSTVPASALASVARILNERLAGHTLREIRATLPERLRDTVAAGDPASELLNIFLQSREEWFDSPGDAAADLHLGRASVLADQPEFASGERMRGLIELIEHRDLLKSVLGDRVGSHPLQVTIGEEHGTPALAGFTVVTSEYHVGDLKGVIGVIGPTRMPYDRVIAFVEKTSTLVSEFLA